In Pseudoxanthomonas indica, the following are encoded in one genomic region:
- a CDS encoding nicotinate phosphoribosyltransferase, with protein sequence MHCLHNLLLNTDSYKASHWLQYPPQTDATFFYVESRGGLHDRTLFFGLQAILKAYLTTPVRHADIDEARDLFAAHGEPFNEAGWRDIVDRLGGHLPIRIRAVPEGSVVPTHQVLMTIESTDPAAFWVPSYLETMLLRVWYPITVATTSWHAKQTLRQFLQRSSDDPEGQLPFKLHDFGSRGVSSVESAAIGGAAHLVNFLGTDTVSALPFAKAYYHEPMAGFSIPAAEHSTITSWGRENEVQAYRNMLRQFARPGSIVAVVSDSYDIYHAIQAHWGKTLRQEVIDSGATVVIRPDSGDPVAVVHQCLELLDEAFGHVVNGKGYKVLNHVRVIQGDGINPTSIRAILERITSAGYATDNLAFGMGGALLQRLDRDTQKFALKCSAARVAGQWIDVYKDPVTDKGKQSKRGRMSLMRHREYGGYRTVQIPPGAQDLASVDAPAGYDEALVTVWENGRLLQDWTFAQVRERANAERI encoded by the coding sequence ATGCACTGCCTGCACAACCTGCTGCTCAATACCGACAGCTACAAGGCCAGCCACTGGCTGCAGTACCCGCCGCAGACCGACGCCACGTTTTTCTATGTGGAGTCGCGCGGGGGACTCCATGACCGCACGCTGTTTTTCGGCCTGCAGGCGATTCTCAAGGCCTACCTGACCACGCCGGTGCGCCATGCCGACATCGACGAGGCGCGCGACCTGTTTGCCGCGCACGGCGAGCCGTTCAACGAAGCCGGCTGGCGCGACATCGTCGATCGGCTGGGTGGCCACCTGCCCATCCGCATCCGCGCGGTGCCGGAAGGCAGCGTGGTGCCCACGCATCAGGTGCTGATGACCATCGAGTCGACCGATCCCGCGGCTTTCTGGGTGCCCTCGTACCTGGAAACCATGCTGCTGCGCGTCTGGTATCCAATCACGGTCGCCACCACCAGCTGGCACGCCAAGCAGACCCTGCGCCAGTTCCTGCAGCGCAGCAGCGATGACCCGGAAGGCCAGTTGCCGTTCAAGCTGCACGACTTCGGCTCGCGCGGGGTGTCCAGCGTGGAGTCGGCGGCCATCGGCGGCGCCGCGCACCTGGTCAACTTCCTCGGCACCGACACCGTGTCTGCACTGCCGTTTGCCAAGGCGTACTATCACGAGCCGATGGCGGGCTTCTCCATCCCCGCCGCCGAGCACAGCACCATCACCAGCTGGGGCCGCGAGAACGAGGTGCAGGCGTATCGCAACATGCTGCGGCAGTTCGCGCGCCCGGGTTCAATCGTGGCGGTGGTGTCGGACAGCTACGACATCTATCACGCCATCCAGGCGCATTGGGGCAAGACGCTGAGGCAGGAAGTGATCGACTCGGGCGCCACGGTGGTGATCCGGCCCGACTCCGGCGATCCGGTGGCGGTGGTGCACCAATGCCTGGAACTGCTGGACGAGGCCTTCGGCCATGTCGTCAACGGCAAGGGTTACAAGGTGCTGAATCATGTGCGGGTGATCCAGGGTGACGGCATCAACCCCACCAGCATCCGCGCGATCCTGGAGCGCATTACGAGCGCCGGCTATGCCACCGACAACCTGGCCTTCGGCATGGGCGGGGCCCTGCTGCAGCGGCTGGATCGCGACACCCAGAAGTTCGCGCTCAAGTGTTCGGCCGCGCGCGTGGCCGGCCAATGGATCGATGTCTACAAGGATCCCGTGACCGACAAGGGCAAGCAGAGCAAGCGCGGGCGCATGAGCCTGATGCGCCATCGCGAGTATGGCGGCTATCGCACGGTGCAGATTCCGCCCGGGGCGCAGGATCTGGCCAGTGTCGATGCACCTGCTGGCTACGACGAAGCCCTGGTCACGGTATGGGAAAACGGCCGCTTGCTGCAGGACTGGACCTTCGCGCAGGTGCGCGAGCGGGCGAACGCCGAGCGGATCTAG
- a CDS encoding L,D-transpeptidase family protein: MRWSHWLVVSLVVFPLALQAQEVDRILIDKSARTLALMSGDKTLKTYRSIKLGDAPYGHKQFEGDEKTPEGEYRIDGRNGGSRFHLSLRISYPNAADRENARRAGRSPGGDIFIHGQPNGSALERLPFDWTDGCIALSNREIEELWKQVKVGTPVTLQP; this comes from the coding sequence ATGCGCTGGAGCCACTGGCTGGTGGTGTCGTTGGTAGTGTTCCCGCTCGCCCTGCAGGCGCAGGAAGTCGACCGCATCCTGATCGACAAATCGGCGCGCACGCTGGCACTGATGTCAGGCGACAAGACGCTCAAGACCTACCGCTCCATCAAGCTCGGCGACGCGCCCTACGGCCACAAGCAGTTTGAAGGCGACGAGAAGACGCCCGAGGGCGAGTACCGTATCGACGGTCGCAACGGCGGCAGCCGCTTCCATCTGAGCCTGCGCATTTCCTACCCCAATGCCGCCGACCGCGAAAACGCCCGGCGTGCCGGCCGTTCGCCGGGCGGCGACATCTTCATCCACGGCCAGCCCAACGGCTCGGCTCTGGAACGCCTGCCGTTCGACTGGACGGACGGTTGCATCGCACTGAGCAACCGGGAGATCGAGGAGCTCTGGAAACAGGTCAAGGTCGGTACGCCGGTGACCCTCCAGCCTTGA
- a CDS encoding AraC family transcriptional regulator: MSSKHGNSSTTKPAAAGPAPPSIDRLTPVLERFRVQASLFHSGPLCGHQSFEAVPGRAFMHVLRRGELEVVHHGEQGLQRLHLSQPTLLLFPRAAHHEFFNPPVDGSDFTCATLDFDGGARNPIVQSLPDFIALPLNEIEGLEPALDLLFAESDQNRCGSRLLTNRLFEVVLIQVLRWIIDHPAQAQVSQGLMMGLSDPRLARSLVALHRAPHEEWSLERMAGIAGMSRSAFAAAFKSSTGTTPAAYLLDWKLSVASSMLRSGRSVKQAALDLGFADAPTLSRAFRRRTGSSPREWLAGIFASA; encoded by the coding sequence ATGTCGTCAAAACATGGCAATTCGTCCACGACGAAACCGGCCGCTGCCGGGCCGGCACCTCCTTCCATCGACCGCCTGACGCCGGTGCTGGAACGCTTCCGGGTGCAGGCGTCGCTGTTCCATTCCGGCCCGTTATGCGGCCACCAATCCTTCGAGGCCGTGCCCGGACGCGCTTTCATGCACGTGTTGCGGCGTGGCGAATTGGAGGTCGTGCATCACGGCGAACAGGGCCTGCAGCGACTGCATCTGTCCCAGCCCACGCTGCTGCTGTTTCCACGCGCCGCGCATCACGAGTTCTTCAATCCACCGGTGGACGGCTCGGACTTCACCTGCGCCACCCTGGATTTCGACGGCGGCGCGCGCAATCCGATCGTGCAGTCGCTGCCGGATTTCATTGCCCTGCCGCTCAACGAGATTGAAGGCCTGGAGCCTGCGCTTGATCTGCTGTTCGCCGAGTCCGATCAAAACCGATGCGGATCGCGACTGCTGACCAACCGCTTGTTCGAGGTCGTGCTGATCCAGGTGCTGCGCTGGATCATCGATCATCCGGCCCAGGCGCAGGTGTCGCAGGGCCTGATGATGGGCCTGTCCGATCCGCGCCTGGCCAGGTCACTGGTCGCGTTGCACCGCGCACCACACGAGGAGTGGTCACTGGAACGGATGGCGGGGATCGCCGGGATGTCGCGCAGCGCATTCGCCGCCGCGTTCAAGTCTTCGACCGGCACCACGCCGGCCGCGTACCTGCTCGACTGGAAGTTGAGCGTGGCCAGCTCGATGCTCCGCTCCGGCCGCTCGGTCAAGCAAGCGGCGCTGGACTTGGGCTTTGCCGATGCACCCACGCTGTCGCGGGCGTTTCGTCGCCGGACCGGCAGTTCGCCACGCGAGTGGCTGGCTGGCATCTTCGCCTCCGCCTGA
- a CDS encoding DUF4259 domain-containing protein — translation MGAWGPGSFENDDAADFLADVTDSGDLALLREVIDNVLTSTEFVEAPDACQAIVAAEVIAAALGRPTAAALRQDHLTKWVARIRPGIEPALAQRAHNALARILAPNSELLELWEETDELAEWQASVKELMQQLQA, via the coding sequence ATGGGTGCCTGGGGACCGGGATCGTTCGAGAATGATGACGCGGCGGATTTCCTGGCTGACGTGACGGATAGCGGTGACCTGGCGTTGCTTCGCGAAGTCATCGACAACGTGCTGACCTCCACCGAGTTTGTCGAGGCGCCGGACGCGTGTCAGGCCATCGTGGCGGCCGAAGTGATTGCCGCTGCGCTGGGCCGGCCGACGGCCGCGGCGCTTCGCCAGGATCACTTGACGAAGTGGGTGGCGCGGATTCGACCGGGCATCGAACCGGCTCTGGCACAGCGCGCCCACAATGCGCTCGCCCGGATTCTGGCGCCCAATTCCGAGCTGCTGGAGCTATGGGAAGAAACCGACGAGCTGGCGGAGTGGCAGGCTTCCGTCAAGGAATTGATGCAGCAGTTGCAGGCGTGA
- a CDS encoding NMCC_0638 family (lipo)protein — translation MRNLLLATFGLLSTPLTVMATEAEVTEFGQLFASTCMAHFYATDDLRKQMQGDGSEPMGAEDARYFLGGKPGTAWRVSLPSSRFVVSLLDTGMCAVFAESADAAAEQRSFARLVNIAPEPLVATALDYSSRSPKNATTHAYSWGRPQDKSELLFTLTTANDASGGIQAMASMALVAKEQ, via the coding sequence ATGCGTAACTTGTTGCTCGCCACGTTCGGCCTGTTGTCTACACCGCTAACCGTAATGGCTACCGAAGCCGAAGTGACGGAGTTTGGGCAGCTGTTTGCCAGCACCTGCATGGCGCATTTCTACGCCACTGACGATCTGCGCAAGCAAATGCAGGGTGATGGGTCGGAGCCGATGGGAGCAGAAGATGCCCGCTACTTCCTGGGCGGAAAGCCGGGCACGGCATGGCGGGTCTCATTGCCATCCTCCAGGTTCGTGGTGTCGCTGCTCGATACTGGCATGTGTGCCGTGTTCGCCGAGTCCGCCGATGCCGCTGCCGAACAACGGAGCTTTGCCCGATTGGTGAACATAGCGCCAGAACCGCTTGTCGCCACCGCATTGGATTACTCCAGCCGCAGTCCCAAAAATGCCACGACGCATGCTTATTCGTGGGGACGACCGCAGGACAAGTCGGAGCTGCTCTTTACCCTCACCACCGCGAACGACGCCAGTGGCGGCATCCAGGCGATGGCTTCGATGGCACTGGTGGCAAAGGAACAATAA
- a CDS encoding AraC family transcriptional regulator, whose amino-acid sequence MDALSEILRVVHMSGAFFINARFSAPWCYQSPQASLAAPWLDPCAEQIVIFHLITEGECLVEMEGEPPLRVQAGDVLLFPTGAAHRMTSDAGLPPPPGAANLQKLLSSRPRRLAYGGGGAATRMVCGYLACDSRLARLLLNGLPPTVVVSLRDSEAGRWLESSVRYALAEARTPRPGSAGLLAKLSELLFIEVLRQHVHQSEGQVGWLAGLSDRVVGNALNALHQKPGHEWTLVDLAREAGTSRSVLAERFQQLVGTSPMNYLTQWRMVMAANLLRRSNTPLARVAEEVGYQNDTSFSRAFRREYGQPPSAWRRNCMQRESWAQ is encoded by the coding sequence ATGGACGCACTCTCCGAGATCCTGCGGGTAGTGCACATGTCCGGCGCGTTTTTCATCAACGCGCGCTTCAGTGCGCCCTGGTGCTACCAGTCGCCGCAGGCATCGCTGGCGGCGCCGTGGCTGGATCCCTGCGCCGAGCAGATCGTCATCTTCCACCTGATCACCGAAGGCGAATGCCTGGTGGAGATGGAGGGCGAGCCGCCCCTGCGCGTGCAGGCCGGCGATGTGTTGCTGTTCCCCACCGGCGCCGCACATCGCATGACCTCCGATGCCGGCCTGCCGCCACCGCCGGGTGCCGCCAACCTGCAGAAGTTGCTGTCCAGTCGTCCGCGCCGGCTTGCCTACGGTGGCGGTGGCGCCGCCACGCGCATGGTATGTGGCTACCTGGCCTGCGATTCGCGCCTGGCCCGGCTGCTGCTCAATGGCCTGCCACCCACCGTGGTGGTGAGCCTGCGCGATTCGGAAGCAGGGAGATGGCTGGAATCCTCGGTGCGTTATGCGCTGGCCGAAGCACGCACGCCGCGCCCCGGCAGCGCCGGCCTGTTGGCCAAGTTGTCGGAACTGCTCTTCATCGAAGTGCTGCGCCAGCACGTCCATCAAAGCGAAGGTCAGGTCGGCTGGCTGGCTGGCCTGAGCGATCGCGTGGTCGGCAATGCCTTGAATGCGCTGCACCAGAAGCCCGGACACGAATGGACGCTGGTGGATCTGGCGCGCGAAGCGGGCACTTCGCGGTCGGTGCTGGCCGAGCGCTTCCAGCAACTGGTCGGCACCTCGCCGATGAATTACCTGACCCAGTGGCGGATGGTGATGGCCGCCAACCTGCTACGCCGCAGCAACACCCCGCTGGCGCGCGTGGCCGAGGAAGTGGGCTACCAGAACGACACCTCCTTCAGCCGTGCGTTCCGCCGCGAGTACGGCCAGCCTCCCTCGGCGTGGCGGCGCAACTGCATGCAGCGGGAGAGTTGGGCGCAGTAG
- a CDS encoding carboxymuconolactone decarboxylase family protein produces the protein MSRVPLINPHDTTADRQAVLSQIHAAFGATPNMFKAVANSPAALKSMWGAFGALGGGVIPAKVGEQIAVAIANRNACEYCLAAHTALGRKAGASGAEMSAAQDGHSDDPKTAAALRFALRVVESRGQISDADVQDLRGAGYDDEAIVEILAHVALNLFTNYVNVAFAVPVDFPGVKLR, from the coding sequence ATGTCACGCGTCCCCCTGATCAACCCCCATGACACCACTGCTGATCGCCAGGCCGTGTTGTCGCAAATCCACGCCGCTTTCGGCGCCACCCCCAACATGTTCAAGGCCGTGGCCAATTCCCCGGCCGCGCTGAAGAGCATGTGGGGCGCGTTCGGTGCCTTGGGTGGCGGCGTCATTCCCGCCAAGGTCGGCGAGCAGATCGCCGTGGCCATCGCCAACCGCAATGCCTGCGAGTACTGCTTGGCAGCGCACACCGCGCTCGGTCGCAAGGCCGGCGCCAGCGGCGCGGAGATGAGCGCCGCGCAGGATGGCCATTCCGATGATCCCAAGACGGCAGCAGCACTTCGCTTCGCCTTGCGCGTGGTGGAAAGCCGCGGCCAGATCAGTGATGCCGACGTGCAGGATCTGCGCGGTGCGGGCTACGACGACGAGGCAATCGTCGAGATCCTGGCGCACGTGGCGCTCAACCTGTTCACCAACTACGTCAATGTGGCGTTCGCGGTGCCGGTGGATTTTCCCGGCGTCAAACTGCGTTGA
- a CDS encoding DMT family transporter: MKHWWLLAVAIVAEVIATSALKSSEGFSRWLPTTVVVVGYGLAFYCLSLALKTIPVGIAYAVWSGVGIVLVAAIAWLMHGQKLDGWAFVGITLIISGVAVLNLLSKSSAH; encoded by the coding sequence ATGAAGCATTGGTGGTTGCTCGCGGTCGCCATCGTGGCGGAAGTCATCGCCACGTCCGCGCTGAAGTCCAGCGAAGGGTTTTCGCGCTGGTTGCCGACCACGGTGGTGGTGGTCGGCTATGGCCTGGCGTTCTACTGCCTGTCGCTGGCGTTGAAGACGATCCCGGTCGGCATCGCCTACGCGGTGTGGTCAGGCGTGGGTATCGTGCTGGTGGCCGCCATCGCCTGGCTGATGCATGGACAGAAGCTGGATGGCTGGGCGTTTGTCGGCATCACCCTGATCATCAGCGGGGTGGCGGTGCTCAACCTGCTGTCGAAATCCTCCGCGCACTGA